One genomic window of Channa argus isolate prfri chromosome 5, Channa argus male v1.0, whole genome shotgun sequence includes the following:
- the LOC137127257 gene encoding zinc finger E-box-binding homeobox 2-like isoform X1, which translates to MMTEESRGKRRKQANPRRNRVDSEQVSSLGSDGEDEVGLWCLEPQDCQESLDKRSLTPSEGTEEPGSPARSTRLHSPGSRNYWAQVETEAEAAEDNTTASTANREGDQEPLMMSFKNSDSQNALNAQYEFLAQLRTASTSAGILDHMNHNGMAAAFYQGSMHDELPPAIWSPGAQQRSPEGADVGRNQQACPFCHRMYQRGVSLRDHIKYCQEREGGHMVCPHCGYTATLRAQMERHLAHHQMQDKSSIMLDQGMETRKFKCLQCGKAFKYKHHLKEHLRIHSGEKPYECSNCKKRFSHSGSYSSHLSSKKCLNGGGNGGANAGGASGAFNGHIPSSYHHSFLMSPNAGGGRNSSDKGSPLASQNQDNTRSLRQVTEDSHQLSLHDPNSTAFVRASDMAQLWDPATELSLRASILKGNALVPYPYSGIKFEQILQEMLHRQKKDEEMDRGGAAEDEKSAIHNGGEPDTNMSPGRRRELVRSGEAERSMLGVTCQWCSQVFPSIAVLMQHERYLCKMNREAVDVPECLHNKDHPSSPLFFPRSAVQPENSKPGELANGFSGNNSPLQERRRQSTPQQLMIAIHSPPQPHHDALSSRAYWSSQEKGSPSQPINHSPELSSPRARKRVSSSRFSSPVGLDLRSCLPELSSPQNQAGSPWSAQDEPLDLSLPKQLSDQEGRNKTVNGSSGKGERREFGTQQLRRPSPTSHLAFHHHPVYSGARAPVFPGSLYNGFPIFSQPGLGLPGHDGIAPIPFSQPSNSPVFLSPMAYMMETDPEATLKKIHQERQALMGEVLSRGALDYLSLMEEGLDGDGGPGRKRLKKTDEGLYACDICEKTFQKSSSLLRHKYEHTGKRPHECKICNKAFKHKHHLIEHSRLHSGEKPYQCDKCGKRFSHSGSYSQHMNHRYAYCSKDQDPDQDHEDMPFTPGVGNNLGHRLSDETPLSTEETQTSRSFLSDSSLDGAAEALKEEEEEEEEEEEGKEAGVSDGRDEVAHASLSSEQLEGSHVQESLSKENRDHHDQESCDVRNHIDSVESHTWNRDTEEPNGDLNKFELSLDITDLPRIKT; encoded by the exons TGGATTCTGAACAAGTGAGTTCTCTGGGATCTGACGGGGAGGATGAGGTGGGCCTGTGGTGCCTGGAGCCCCAGGACTGCCAGGAGAGCCTGGACAAGAGGAGCCTGACACCCAGCGAGGGGACAGAGGAGCCTGGCAGTCCTGCTCGCTCCACACGGCTGCACAGCCCGGGCAGTAGGAACTACTGGGCGCAGGTAGAAACAGAGGCTGAGGCAGCTGAGGACAACACCACTGCATCAACTGCCAACAGGGAAGGAGACCAGGAACCACTGATGATGTCCT TTAAGAACTCAGACTCCCAGAATGCTTTGAATGCTCAATATGAATTTTTGGCCCAGTTGAGGACGGCCTCTACGTCAGCGGGTATCTTGGACCATATGAACCATAATGGCATGGCAGCTGCATTCTACCAGGGCAGCATGCACGATGAGCTGCCGCCCGCCATCTGGTCACCTGGAGCTCAGCAACGCTCACCTGAAGGAGCAG ATGTAGGTAGAAACCAGCAGGCTTGTCCCTTCTGCCACAGGATGTATCAGAGAGGAGTCTCTTTGAGGGACCACATCAAGTACTGTCAGGAGAGGGAAGGAGGCCATATGGTCTGTCCACACTGTGGATACACTGCCACCCTTAGGGCACAGATGGAGCGGCACCTGGCCCATCATCAAATGCAGGACAAG AGTTCCATCATGCTGGATCAAGGCATGGAAACCAGGAAGTTCAAATGTCTGCAGTGTGGGAAAGcattcaaatacaaacaccacCTCAAAGAGCATCTCCGCATCCACAGCG GTGAAAAACCGTATGAGTGCTCCAACTGCAAGAAGCGTTTCTCTCATTCTGGCTCCTACAGCTCACACTTAAGCAGCAAAAAGTGCCTTAATGGTGGAGGAAATGGAGGGGCAAATGCAGGTGGAGCCAGTGGGGCATTTAATGGACATATTCCAAGCTCCTACCACCACTCATTTCTAATGTCTCCTAATGCAGGCGGGGGGAGAAACAGTAGTGACAAGGGCTCTCCTTTAGCCTCACAGAACCAAGATAACACCAGGTCTCTTAGGCAAGTAACAGAAGATTCCCACCAGCTTTCACTGCATGACCCCAACTCTACAGCCTTCGTGAGAGCTTCAGACATGGCTCAGCTTTGGGATCCAGCAACAGAGCTCTCACTGAGAGCCAGTATCCTAAAAGGGAACGCCCTGGTGCCTTATCCATACTCTGGGATCAAGTTTGAGCAGATACTTCAGGAAATGCTTCACAGGCAGAAGAAAGACGAGGAGATGGACAGAGGTGGTGCAGCAGAAGACGAAAAGAGTGCGATTCACAATGGAGGAGAGCCTGATACTAACATGTCTCCTGGGAGAAGAAGAGAGTTGGTGAGGTCTGGTGAAGCGGAAAGAAGTATGCTTGGGGTGACGTGTCAATGGTGCTCCCAGGTTTTCCCCAGTATAGCAGTCCTAATGCAACATGAGCGATACCTCTGTAAGATGAACCGAGAGGCAGTGGATGTTCCTGAGTGTCTTCACAACAAAGACCACCCCTCATCGCCGTTATTCTTCCCCAGATCTGCTGTTCAGCCAGAGAACAGCAAACCTGGTGAACTTGCCAATGGCTTCTCTGGGAACAACTCACCTTTGCAGGAGAGGAGGCGGCAATCCACACCGCAGCAGCTCATGATCGCAATACACTCTCCTCCACAGCCTCATCACGATGCCCTGTCTTCACGAGCATATTGGTCCAGCCAGGAAAAAGGGAGCCCAAGTCAACCAATCAACCATTCCCCAGAGCTGTCATCACCTCGAGCCAGAAAAAGAGTTTCATCCTCAAGATTCAGTTCTCCTGTTGGCCTCGACCTCAGAAGCTGTCTTCCGGAGCTCTCTTCACCTCAGAACCAGGCTGGCAGTCCCTGGTCTGCACAAGATGAACCTCTGGACCTCTCCTTACCCAAACAGCTCTCAGACCAAGAAGGGAGGAACAAAACTGTCAATGGAAGCTCAGGCaaaggggagaggagagagtttGGAACCCAGCAGCTGAGGAGACCAAGCCCAACTTCACATCTAGCATTTCACCACCACCCGGTCTACAGCGGGGCCAGAGCTCCTGTGTTTCCAGGTTCCTTATACAATGGCTTTCCTATCTTCAGTCAGCCTGGATTAGGTCTTCCAGGTCATGATGGCATCGCACCAATTCCATTCAGCCAGCCATCTAATAGccctgtgtttctctctcctaTGGCTTACATGATGGAGACAGACCCAGAGGCCACCCTGAAAAAGATCCACCAGGAAAGACAAGCTCTCATG GGTGAGGTTTTAAGCCGTGGAGCTTTGGACTACCTTTCTCTGATGGAGGAAGGGCTGGATGGAGATGGCGGGCCAGGGAGGAAAAGACTGAAGAAGACAGATGAGGGGCTGTACGCATGTGACATTTGTGAAAAAACTTTCCAGAAGAGCAGTTCTCTGCTTCGCCATAAATATGAACACACAG GCAAGCGTCCACATGAGTGCAAAATCTGCAACAAGGCCTTCAAACATAAGCACCATCTGATCGAGCACAGCCGGCTGCACTCCGGTGAGAAACCCTACCAATGTGACAAATGTGGCAAGCGCTTCTCTCACTCTGGCTCATACTCCCAGCACATGAACCATCGCTATGCTTACTGCAGCAAAGATCAGGATCCAGACCAAGACCACGAAGATATGCCTTTCACCCCTGGGGTAGGCAACAACCTTGGGCACCGCCTCTCTGATGAGACTCCTCTGTCCACAGAGGAGACTCAAACTTCACGCTCTTTCCTGAGTGATTCTAGTCTGGATGGTGCAGCAGAGGCActcaaagaggaggaggaggaagaggaagaggaggaggaagggaaagAGGCAGGAGTGAGTGATGGTCGTGATGAAGTGGCACATGCAAGTTTGTCATCAGAGCAGCTGGAAGGAAGCCACGTCCAAGAATCACTATCAAAGGAAAATCGAGACCATCATGATCAAGAGAGCTGTGATGTAAGAAACCATATTGACAGTGTAGAGAGCCACACGTGGAACAGAGACACTGAGGAACCAAATGGAGACTTGAACAAATTTGAACTAAGCCTGGATATAACAGATTTACCCAGAATAAAAACTTAA
- the LOC137127257 gene encoding zinc finger E-box-binding homeobox 2-like isoform X3: MMTEESRGKRRKQANPRRNRVDSEQVSSLGSDGEDEVGLWCLEPQDCQESLDKRSLTPSEGTEEPGSPARSTRLHSPGSRNYWAQVETEAEAAEDNTTASTANREGDQEPLMMSFKNSDSQNALNAQYEFLAQLRTASTSAGILDHMNHNGMAAAFYQGSMHDELPPAIWSPGAQQRSPEGADVGRNQQACPFCHRMYQRGVSLRDHIKYCQEREGGHMVCPHCGYTATLRAQMERHLAHHQMQDKSSIMLDQGMETRKFKCLQCGKAFKYKHHLKEHLRIHSGEKPYECSNCKKRFSHSGSYSSHLSSKKCLNGGGNGGANAGGASGAFNGHIPSSYHHSFLMSPNAGGGRNSSDKGSPLASQNQDNTRSLRQVTEDSHQLSLHDPNSTAFVRASDMAQLWDPATELSLRASILKGNALVPYPYSGIKFEQILQEMLHRQKKDEEMDRGGAAEDEKSAIHNGGEPDTNMSPGRRRELVRSGEAERSMLGVTCQWCSQVFPSIAVLMQHERYLCKMNREAVDVPECLHNKDHPSSPLFFPRSAVQPENSKPGELANGFSGNNSPLQERRRQSTPQQLMIAIHSPPQPHHDALSSRAYWSSQEKGSPSQPINHSPELSSPRARKRVSSSRFSSPVGLDLRSCLPELSSPQNQAGSPWSAQDEPLDLSLPKQLSDQEGRNKTVNGSSGKGERREFGTQQLRRPSPTSHLAFHHHPVYSGARAPVFPDPEATLKKIHQERQALMGEVLSRGALDYLSLMEEGLDGDGGPGRKRLKKTDEGLYACDICEKTFQKSSSLLRHKYEHTGKRPHECKICNKAFKHKHHLIEHSRLHSGEKPYQCDKCGKRFSHSGSYSQHMNHRYAYCSKDQDPDQDHEDMPFTPGVGNNLGHRLSDETPLSTEETQTSRSFLSDSSLDGAAEALKEEEEEEEEEEEGKEAGVSDGRDEVAHASLSSEQLEGSHVQESLSKENRDHHDQESCDVRNHIDSVESHTWNRDTEEPNGDLNKFELSLDITDLPRIKT, encoded by the exons TGGATTCTGAACAAGTGAGTTCTCTGGGATCTGACGGGGAGGATGAGGTGGGCCTGTGGTGCCTGGAGCCCCAGGACTGCCAGGAGAGCCTGGACAAGAGGAGCCTGACACCCAGCGAGGGGACAGAGGAGCCTGGCAGTCCTGCTCGCTCCACACGGCTGCACAGCCCGGGCAGTAGGAACTACTGGGCGCAGGTAGAAACAGAGGCTGAGGCAGCTGAGGACAACACCACTGCATCAACTGCCAACAGGGAAGGAGACCAGGAACCACTGATGATGTCCT TTAAGAACTCAGACTCCCAGAATGCTTTGAATGCTCAATATGAATTTTTGGCCCAGTTGAGGACGGCCTCTACGTCAGCGGGTATCTTGGACCATATGAACCATAATGGCATGGCAGCTGCATTCTACCAGGGCAGCATGCACGATGAGCTGCCGCCCGCCATCTGGTCACCTGGAGCTCAGCAACGCTCACCTGAAGGAGCAG ATGTAGGTAGAAACCAGCAGGCTTGTCCCTTCTGCCACAGGATGTATCAGAGAGGAGTCTCTTTGAGGGACCACATCAAGTACTGTCAGGAGAGGGAAGGAGGCCATATGGTCTGTCCACACTGTGGATACACTGCCACCCTTAGGGCACAGATGGAGCGGCACCTGGCCCATCATCAAATGCAGGACAAG AGTTCCATCATGCTGGATCAAGGCATGGAAACCAGGAAGTTCAAATGTCTGCAGTGTGGGAAAGcattcaaatacaaacaccacCTCAAAGAGCATCTCCGCATCCACAGCG GTGAAAAACCGTATGAGTGCTCCAACTGCAAGAAGCGTTTCTCTCATTCTGGCTCCTACAGCTCACACTTAAGCAGCAAAAAGTGCCTTAATGGTGGAGGAAATGGAGGGGCAAATGCAGGTGGAGCCAGTGGGGCATTTAATGGACATATTCCAAGCTCCTACCACCACTCATTTCTAATGTCTCCTAATGCAGGCGGGGGGAGAAACAGTAGTGACAAGGGCTCTCCTTTAGCCTCACAGAACCAAGATAACACCAGGTCTCTTAGGCAAGTAACAGAAGATTCCCACCAGCTTTCACTGCATGACCCCAACTCTACAGCCTTCGTGAGAGCTTCAGACATGGCTCAGCTTTGGGATCCAGCAACAGAGCTCTCACTGAGAGCCAGTATCCTAAAAGGGAACGCCCTGGTGCCTTATCCATACTCTGGGATCAAGTTTGAGCAGATACTTCAGGAAATGCTTCACAGGCAGAAGAAAGACGAGGAGATGGACAGAGGTGGTGCAGCAGAAGACGAAAAGAGTGCGATTCACAATGGAGGAGAGCCTGATACTAACATGTCTCCTGGGAGAAGAAGAGAGTTGGTGAGGTCTGGTGAAGCGGAAAGAAGTATGCTTGGGGTGACGTGTCAATGGTGCTCCCAGGTTTTCCCCAGTATAGCAGTCCTAATGCAACATGAGCGATACCTCTGTAAGATGAACCGAGAGGCAGTGGATGTTCCTGAGTGTCTTCACAACAAAGACCACCCCTCATCGCCGTTATTCTTCCCCAGATCTGCTGTTCAGCCAGAGAACAGCAAACCTGGTGAACTTGCCAATGGCTTCTCTGGGAACAACTCACCTTTGCAGGAGAGGAGGCGGCAATCCACACCGCAGCAGCTCATGATCGCAATACACTCTCCTCCACAGCCTCATCACGATGCCCTGTCTTCACGAGCATATTGGTCCAGCCAGGAAAAAGGGAGCCCAAGTCAACCAATCAACCATTCCCCAGAGCTGTCATCACCTCGAGCCAGAAAAAGAGTTTCATCCTCAAGATTCAGTTCTCCTGTTGGCCTCGACCTCAGAAGCTGTCTTCCGGAGCTCTCTTCACCTCAGAACCAGGCTGGCAGTCCCTGGTCTGCACAAGATGAACCTCTGGACCTCTCCTTACCCAAACAGCTCTCAGACCAAGAAGGGAGGAACAAAACTGTCAATGGAAGCTCAGGCaaaggggagaggagagagtttGGAACCCAGCAGCTGAGGAGACCAAGCCCAACTTCACATCTAGCATTTCACCACCACCCGGTCTACAGCGGGGCCAGAGCTCCTGTGTTTCCAG ACCCAGAGGCCACCCTGAAAAAGATCCACCAGGAAAGACAAGCTCTCATG GGTGAGGTTTTAAGCCGTGGAGCTTTGGACTACCTTTCTCTGATGGAGGAAGGGCTGGATGGAGATGGCGGGCCAGGGAGGAAAAGACTGAAGAAGACAGATGAGGGGCTGTACGCATGTGACATTTGTGAAAAAACTTTCCAGAAGAGCAGTTCTCTGCTTCGCCATAAATATGAACACACAG GCAAGCGTCCACATGAGTGCAAAATCTGCAACAAGGCCTTCAAACATAAGCACCATCTGATCGAGCACAGCCGGCTGCACTCCGGTGAGAAACCCTACCAATGTGACAAATGTGGCAAGCGCTTCTCTCACTCTGGCTCATACTCCCAGCACATGAACCATCGCTATGCTTACTGCAGCAAAGATCAGGATCCAGACCAAGACCACGAAGATATGCCTTTCACCCCTGGGGTAGGCAACAACCTTGGGCACCGCCTCTCTGATGAGACTCCTCTGTCCACAGAGGAGACTCAAACTTCACGCTCTTTCCTGAGTGATTCTAGTCTGGATGGTGCAGCAGAGGCActcaaagaggaggaggaggaagaggaagaggaggaggaagggaaagAGGCAGGAGTGAGTGATGGTCGTGATGAAGTGGCACATGCAAGTTTGTCATCAGAGCAGCTGGAAGGAAGCCACGTCCAAGAATCACTATCAAAGGAAAATCGAGACCATCATGATCAAGAGAGCTGTGATGTAAGAAACCATATTGACAGTGTAGAGAGCCACACGTGGAACAGAGACACTGAGGAACCAAATGGAGACTTGAACAAATTTGAACTAAGCCTGGATATAACAGATTTACCCAGAATAAAAACTTAA
- the LOC137127257 gene encoding zinc finger E-box-binding homeobox 2-like isoform X2 has protein sequence MDSEQVSSLGSDGEDEVGLWCLEPQDCQESLDKRSLTPSEGTEEPGSPARSTRLHSPGSRNYWAQVETEAEAAEDNTTASTANREGDQEPLMMSFKNSDSQNALNAQYEFLAQLRTASTSAGILDHMNHNGMAAAFYQGSMHDELPPAIWSPGAQQRSPEGADVGRNQQACPFCHRMYQRGVSLRDHIKYCQEREGGHMVCPHCGYTATLRAQMERHLAHHQMQDKSSIMLDQGMETRKFKCLQCGKAFKYKHHLKEHLRIHSGEKPYECSNCKKRFSHSGSYSSHLSSKKCLNGGGNGGANAGGASGAFNGHIPSSYHHSFLMSPNAGGGRNSSDKGSPLASQNQDNTRSLRQVTEDSHQLSLHDPNSTAFVRASDMAQLWDPATELSLRASILKGNALVPYPYSGIKFEQILQEMLHRQKKDEEMDRGGAAEDEKSAIHNGGEPDTNMSPGRRRELVRSGEAERSMLGVTCQWCSQVFPSIAVLMQHERYLCKMNREAVDVPECLHNKDHPSSPLFFPRSAVQPENSKPGELANGFSGNNSPLQERRRQSTPQQLMIAIHSPPQPHHDALSSRAYWSSQEKGSPSQPINHSPELSSPRARKRVSSSRFSSPVGLDLRSCLPELSSPQNQAGSPWSAQDEPLDLSLPKQLSDQEGRNKTVNGSSGKGERREFGTQQLRRPSPTSHLAFHHHPVYSGARAPVFPGSLYNGFPIFSQPGLGLPGHDGIAPIPFSQPSNSPVFLSPMAYMMETDPEATLKKIHQERQALMGEVLSRGALDYLSLMEEGLDGDGGPGRKRLKKTDEGLYACDICEKTFQKSSSLLRHKYEHTGKRPHECKICNKAFKHKHHLIEHSRLHSGEKPYQCDKCGKRFSHSGSYSQHMNHRYAYCSKDQDPDQDHEDMPFTPGVGNNLGHRLSDETPLSTEETQTSRSFLSDSSLDGAAEALKEEEEEEEEEEEGKEAGVSDGRDEVAHASLSSEQLEGSHVQESLSKENRDHHDQESCDVRNHIDSVESHTWNRDTEEPNGDLNKFELSLDITDLPRIKT, from the exons A TGGATTCTGAACAAGTGAGTTCTCTGGGATCTGACGGGGAGGATGAGGTGGGCCTGTGGTGCCTGGAGCCCCAGGACTGCCAGGAGAGCCTGGACAAGAGGAGCCTGACACCCAGCGAGGGGACAGAGGAGCCTGGCAGTCCTGCTCGCTCCACACGGCTGCACAGCCCGGGCAGTAGGAACTACTGGGCGCAGGTAGAAACAGAGGCTGAGGCAGCTGAGGACAACACCACTGCATCAACTGCCAACAGGGAAGGAGACCAGGAACCACTGATGATGTCCT TTAAGAACTCAGACTCCCAGAATGCTTTGAATGCTCAATATGAATTTTTGGCCCAGTTGAGGACGGCCTCTACGTCAGCGGGTATCTTGGACCATATGAACCATAATGGCATGGCAGCTGCATTCTACCAGGGCAGCATGCACGATGAGCTGCCGCCCGCCATCTGGTCACCTGGAGCTCAGCAACGCTCACCTGAAGGAGCAG ATGTAGGTAGAAACCAGCAGGCTTGTCCCTTCTGCCACAGGATGTATCAGAGAGGAGTCTCTTTGAGGGACCACATCAAGTACTGTCAGGAGAGGGAAGGAGGCCATATGGTCTGTCCACACTGTGGATACACTGCCACCCTTAGGGCACAGATGGAGCGGCACCTGGCCCATCATCAAATGCAGGACAAG AGTTCCATCATGCTGGATCAAGGCATGGAAACCAGGAAGTTCAAATGTCTGCAGTGTGGGAAAGcattcaaatacaaacaccacCTCAAAGAGCATCTCCGCATCCACAGCG GTGAAAAACCGTATGAGTGCTCCAACTGCAAGAAGCGTTTCTCTCATTCTGGCTCCTACAGCTCACACTTAAGCAGCAAAAAGTGCCTTAATGGTGGAGGAAATGGAGGGGCAAATGCAGGTGGAGCCAGTGGGGCATTTAATGGACATATTCCAAGCTCCTACCACCACTCATTTCTAATGTCTCCTAATGCAGGCGGGGGGAGAAACAGTAGTGACAAGGGCTCTCCTTTAGCCTCACAGAACCAAGATAACACCAGGTCTCTTAGGCAAGTAACAGAAGATTCCCACCAGCTTTCACTGCATGACCCCAACTCTACAGCCTTCGTGAGAGCTTCAGACATGGCTCAGCTTTGGGATCCAGCAACAGAGCTCTCACTGAGAGCCAGTATCCTAAAAGGGAACGCCCTGGTGCCTTATCCATACTCTGGGATCAAGTTTGAGCAGATACTTCAGGAAATGCTTCACAGGCAGAAGAAAGACGAGGAGATGGACAGAGGTGGTGCAGCAGAAGACGAAAAGAGTGCGATTCACAATGGAGGAGAGCCTGATACTAACATGTCTCCTGGGAGAAGAAGAGAGTTGGTGAGGTCTGGTGAAGCGGAAAGAAGTATGCTTGGGGTGACGTGTCAATGGTGCTCCCAGGTTTTCCCCAGTATAGCAGTCCTAATGCAACATGAGCGATACCTCTGTAAGATGAACCGAGAGGCAGTGGATGTTCCTGAGTGTCTTCACAACAAAGACCACCCCTCATCGCCGTTATTCTTCCCCAGATCTGCTGTTCAGCCAGAGAACAGCAAACCTGGTGAACTTGCCAATGGCTTCTCTGGGAACAACTCACCTTTGCAGGAGAGGAGGCGGCAATCCACACCGCAGCAGCTCATGATCGCAATACACTCTCCTCCACAGCCTCATCACGATGCCCTGTCTTCACGAGCATATTGGTCCAGCCAGGAAAAAGGGAGCCCAAGTCAACCAATCAACCATTCCCCAGAGCTGTCATCACCTCGAGCCAGAAAAAGAGTTTCATCCTCAAGATTCAGTTCTCCTGTTGGCCTCGACCTCAGAAGCTGTCTTCCGGAGCTCTCTTCACCTCAGAACCAGGCTGGCAGTCCCTGGTCTGCACAAGATGAACCTCTGGACCTCTCCTTACCCAAACAGCTCTCAGACCAAGAAGGGAGGAACAAAACTGTCAATGGAAGCTCAGGCaaaggggagaggagagagtttGGAACCCAGCAGCTGAGGAGACCAAGCCCAACTTCACATCTAGCATTTCACCACCACCCGGTCTACAGCGGGGCCAGAGCTCCTGTGTTTCCAGGTTCCTTATACAATGGCTTTCCTATCTTCAGTCAGCCTGGATTAGGTCTTCCAGGTCATGATGGCATCGCACCAATTCCATTCAGCCAGCCATCTAATAGccctgtgtttctctctcctaTGGCTTACATGATGGAGACAGACCCAGAGGCCACCCTGAAAAAGATCCACCAGGAAAGACAAGCTCTCATG GGTGAGGTTTTAAGCCGTGGAGCTTTGGACTACCTTTCTCTGATGGAGGAAGGGCTGGATGGAGATGGCGGGCCAGGGAGGAAAAGACTGAAGAAGACAGATGAGGGGCTGTACGCATGTGACATTTGTGAAAAAACTTTCCAGAAGAGCAGTTCTCTGCTTCGCCATAAATATGAACACACAG GCAAGCGTCCACATGAGTGCAAAATCTGCAACAAGGCCTTCAAACATAAGCACCATCTGATCGAGCACAGCCGGCTGCACTCCGGTGAGAAACCCTACCAATGTGACAAATGTGGCAAGCGCTTCTCTCACTCTGGCTCATACTCCCAGCACATGAACCATCGCTATGCTTACTGCAGCAAAGATCAGGATCCAGACCAAGACCACGAAGATATGCCTTTCACCCCTGGGGTAGGCAACAACCTTGGGCACCGCCTCTCTGATGAGACTCCTCTGTCCACAGAGGAGACTCAAACTTCACGCTCTTTCCTGAGTGATTCTAGTCTGGATGGTGCAGCAGAGGCActcaaagaggaggaggaggaagaggaagaggaggaggaagggaaagAGGCAGGAGTGAGTGATGGTCGTGATGAAGTGGCACATGCAAGTTTGTCATCAGAGCAGCTGGAAGGAAGCCACGTCCAAGAATCACTATCAAAGGAAAATCGAGACCATCATGATCAAGAGAGCTGTGATGTAAGAAACCATATTGACAGTGTAGAGAGCCACACGTGGAACAGAGACACTGAGGAACCAAATGGAGACTTGAACAAATTTGAACTAAGCCTGGATATAACAGATTTACCCAGAATAAAAACTTAA